A single window of Sphingobacteriales bacterium DNA harbors:
- a CDS encoding transposase: protein MPEKSHVKKKKRQWRLLKNFHQKCINLLLSVSFPYKTVNLYFQDESRFGMFTRNGKILTSKGIKPICPYHQVFKSTYLFGSFSPLDGDNFLMEMSLCNAQTFQVYLNELSKHRPSEYKILVLDNAAFHKAKKLNIPENIGMIFLPPYSLGT, encoded by the coding sequence TTGCCCGAAAAAAGTCATGTCAAAAAGAAGAAAAGGCAGTGGAGGCTTTTAAAAAACTTCCATCAAAAGTGTATAAACCTTTTACTTTCAGTAAGTTTCCCATACAAAACAGTGAATCTATATTTTCAAGATGAATCAAGATTTGGAATGTTTACAAGAAATGGGAAAATACTTACTTCAAAAGGAATAAAACCTATCTGTCCTTACCATCAAGTTTTTAAATCTACCTATCTTTTTGGCTCATTTTCCCCTTTGGATGGGGATAATTTCTTGATGGAAATGTCTTTATGCAATGCACAAACTTTTCAAGTTTATTTGAATGAATTATCAAAACATAGACCATCGGAATATAAAATTTTAGTCTTGGATAATGCTGCCTTTCACAAGGCTAAAAAACTAAATATTCCTGAAAATATAGGAATGATTTTTCTTCCTCCATACTCGCTTGGAACTTAA